A portion of the Algimonas porphyrae genome contains these proteins:
- a CDS encoding energy transducer TonB, whose translation MIRALITLCLTLAFVGLPVAAAQAAIPPDVVKAYRAYETAMTEGKIDVARTAARIAWERAEAKMGDTKTTGDLANNYASLLTGDVEKEQLKAASRAMELVTDYGADAPLVYLERGIVRLTLLGVFDDNWKRLKEGEDLVEYAEASGLSGSTFTAEIMTMVAGAHAGRGNADKAVDYAERALTVFENATDGIESGYKIRAQLYRGYGHEYEQNYMDAALSYQEVMEATDGLDPEKYPLVGAALGRWIYMRSALYDQGDLDEAEQNGLCQCWPYDKARNESVKPIHRVPPIMPRRAQQSGYVVVEFDLTDDGKPTNKRVVTAWPEYFEKPALKAVEKWQYSPRTADEDMSDRTDIVTTIRFVLSDGSGNTIW comes from the coding sequence ATGATCCGGGCACTTATAACGCTCTGTCTGACTCTGGCTTTTGTCGGCCTGCCTGTCGCGGCTGCGCAGGCTGCGATCCCGCCTGATGTCGTCAAGGCTTACCGCGCCTATGAAACGGCAATGACGGAAGGCAAGATTGACGTTGCCCGAACGGCAGCCCGGATTGCCTGGGAACGGGCGGAAGCGAAAATGGGCGATACGAAGACGACGGGCGACCTCGCCAATAATTATGCGTCGCTTCTGACGGGCGATGTTGAAAAAGAACAGTTGAAAGCCGCGTCGCGGGCCATGGAACTGGTCACGGATTATGGCGCGGATGCGCCGCTGGTCTATCTCGAGCGAGGCATTGTCCGACTGACTTTGCTCGGTGTGTTCGATGATAACTGGAAAAGGCTGAAGGAAGGTGAAGACCTTGTCGAATACGCGGAGGCGAGCGGTCTGTCCGGCAGCACCTTCACGGCTGAAATCATGACTATGGTCGCAGGCGCACATGCCGGGCGGGGCAATGCTGACAAGGCGGTCGATTATGCCGAGCGCGCTCTGACCGTATTCGAAAATGCGACTGACGGGATCGAGAGCGGTTACAAGATCAGGGCGCAACTCTATCGGGGTTATGGCCACGAATATGAGCAGAACTATATGGATGCGGCGCTCAGCTATCAGGAGGTGATGGAAGCGACGGATGGGCTCGACCCGGAAAAATACCCGCTCGTCGGCGCTGCCTTGGGGCGTTGGATATACATGCGGTCCGCCTTGTACGATCAGGGCGATCTGGACGAGGCCGAACAGAACGGCCTGTGCCAATGCTGGCCCTATGACAAGGCGCGCAATGAAAGTGTCAAGCCGATCCACCGTGTGCCGCCGATCATGCCGCGCCGGGCGCAGCAGTCAGGCTATGTGGTCGTCGAATTCGATCTGACGGATGATGGCAAGCCGACGAACAAGCGTGTCGTCACCGCCTGGCCGGAATATTTCGAAAAACCCGCTCTCAAAGCCGTGGAAAAATGGCAATATTCTCCGAGGACCGCGGATGAAGATATGTCCGACCGGACGGATATCGTTACCACAATCCGGTTTGTCCTGTCTGACGGTAGCGGCAATACGATCTGGTAG